The DNA segment TGGATCCTAAAGATACTAGATTGGATTAAatatttaaggaaaaaaaattcagaattgtaatgaaattttaattatttttgatCAAATTCTATTAGTTCGGTCAAAATAAGTCAATAATTTAGTCTGATTTTGGATTCTTTTTCTTCAATATTCAATCTAATATTATATCTTTTAAAATCTGCGCTCGGCCCTAGATACACGTATATATTCTATATTATACTTCCTTCGGTATCAACTAAATATCGTTTTAGgatcaatttgttttttttacataACACTTTATATTATCAATACATATTTGccaattattttcttatttaatggTAAAACATAATCGATCCATGACTGCTAAACAAGAGGAGTCCTTTACTAAGTATAAGTAAGCTAGGCAACCATCTGTACCCCCCTCAACCGATCTTAGCTCGGACATGCCAACAGCCATTACTGACTCCTTTCCCTGGGACAGCTAATCAAAACTTAGAAGATTAGTAGATGAATTCCCTGTTTCTTTACAAAGCCCCGCATGAGCAAGCCATCACTAAGACTGCCCAAGCTACTCATGCCAAACCAGGTCCAATATCGTTCCCATCAGTGCTTCTCCTCATCGGGAATCACTAATGGTCACTTGTTCATTGATGATAAAGCTTATTTGACTACGGACCCTTACCCAATGTAAGCGTCTTCAACTTAGATTGTTCATCAGTATATAAGAAAGCCCATACTGAAGAAAAGGGCAAAGACAGAAGCTTAGGAAGCTGCTTTTCACTCTATATAGAGAACCTAAACTCAGCCCTAGTGAATCCTATATCCTATCGAGGTTTTTTCAACTAGCGGGTTGGATACGCATTCATTCCAATAGAGAGTGTTAATGCAAATAATTCTAATCAAGATATAATAATTAAGAAGAAAGATAAATTTTCACATAAAGTAGAATTTTAGGAGAGAAGTATTGATagtaaattagtcattttaagaGTCTAAtcaatattttattgattttgatgaCCGTATCTATTTGAGAACATATGAAGTAGCAAAAAGAATTTTTTATGTTTACTCCCCCTTTAGAATCCAATAAGGTAAAGTTCACTTTCTTTTTACTTTCTTTTACCCGAAGTGTCAACTCTTAAGCCTGTTTGGTATGTAATGAGTGTTGTAATGGAATGTCATTACAATAGAGATTCATTACCATAGTTTCATTAGTCATATTGCTTTTGTCATAATGGAATCATAAATACATCACtcaatttttctttgctttacaaatttatgtaatggatattacataaaaaaaaaaaagcatgtaACCTCTCATTCTGACTAgccttaatatttttattagatcAATACAACATTtgcttcctgaacttgtccaaaaagcttgattggctccctgaacttacatggtATCTCATTAGCCTTCTAAATTTGCTTAAATTGTCATGATTAAATCCTTAAATCTGTAAAAACGctataaaaatttacaaaacagaaagttaatttgttttaaagactcAGAATCACAAATTagacatttattttttaaattttttttttttacagatttagacaaattgaaatatatatcactttaaacaatttCAAGGGGCAAATGGATCACTGTAAGAAAGTATAGGGAGCTAATAGGtcatttaaacaaatttaagtgGCTAaagcaagtttaaggggctaaTGAGACACCATGTAAGTTCATgaggtcaatcaagctttttggacaagttcagaggctcttggtgtattaagccttttttattatttatattatcatTATCCATAATTCTTATTAAACGGTAgaatataaaatgataaaaacatgaaaaatgtgaAGAATgataaaaaatgtgaaaatggaaaacacgaaaaaacgaaaaacgtgaaaaacacgaaaacgaaAAAAACAGACAAAAAAAATCGAAAGATGGAGAAAACGTGAAATTGCAAAAACggtaaaaatgcaaaaaaaatggatttttttattaacaaGTTCATAACCATGATACATGGATAATGTGCCAATGTATATGAAAATTTGAGAATAATTGAAGTTTCTAACTACATTTGACGACAAACATAAGTatctgttggtgtgccctagttcatagacattggttgttataaaatatatccatgtcacattaataaatgcattaatctagttcatttatatcttgtgctataatatgattagagaatccattgattgacaaTCGTAAAATTATATCACAAGTTTATTCTATTATgagaatgattaggaccacagacttatatattcgatgactgtatggtagtaactAATACTAGTCATAACACTTGTTAAGTCGGTTGTGAATATAGGTACATGTTAcgtacatgtgactggatcgatcggcctgagaaaactacatggtggttgtgtcataaATTTTATTAAGTAGGTTTCTAATTGTCTCTAGactagatttcattataatattaatGTGGAATCCAGTTCAATTTGACATACATCTAATAGGTCTGTAACAGAATACCAAATACGGGTGCGATTGGGTGAACATGTGAACACAttggtattgatagtgaagtgatggaattaccagtCATGTAAcaatgagatgatatcacatgccacttgataagtgagattgacaAGTGTATGGAATATCCTGACAAGTAGTTTACTTGTTTgattcatcaatctacttaagatcaagaaatataataaactacagagaggatgacagccgccatgctctagtttataatatcgattcaaactgtaaaagaaattgagagataactacagggtctctgcatctttagactgttgaaactctgtcttagttaggggcggtaatggtttgctagaacccacttactgtatGTGGGTTGTGAGCCTACTGCTAACTGGGTATGTTTGGTAAGACGTAAAGGACTTCATAATGGAATGCCCATTACATCAAAAGCCCATTACTATGTTTGGatgcaatttttaattttattggaatgTAATGAGAAAACCATAGGTTACATTTTGTTCAATAAAtcttgtaatccccattacatagaaaaatgagTTGATTTCTCATGACATCCAAAACATGTAATCCTAACTGTTACTCTCAAAGCTTCTCTAACCTCTCATTTATCAAATCTCACACCTCAATCTAACCTCTTATTATTctcaaaaacgcaaaaagtagaaaaacatgaaaatttaaaaacgagaaaaaagtaatggaatcaccattccattccattacctttcttaattttcttaatTTAACAATCAAACGTGGTAATGGAATCACCATtacatttcttaatttttttttatttaacaatCAAACGTGGTAATGGAATCACCATTCCATTCCATTTCATTAcaagtttgattacattacattgcattatggcataccaaacggaccctaaggACAATCACACaaggatcgtgcacattgaacatctgagttaaaACTTATATAATGGTACATTAATgagaatatattaattaattgattaattgatactttgtaccaagataattgattaatggttttaggtgttgagtatttaattgattaattagtttacggaatgtgattaattaatttgtaaattaatgaaattgcattccctgaataattaattaaactaatgcgttaatttattaattagtgtttatttatttaattggaacaattaaatttaatctaatcataattaattgtataaaataaatactattggtatttatttatgtaattagattaggattgaattaattttgtaattaatcgATTAAttctaaaccaattaggtttaggaatacactctCTATGTataaattgaaatacaaaaacttagACCCTACACTTAAGAATTTGGCTAGCCCCCTATTAGACTAATCGAATTTCGGCTAACCCATTTTCATCTCCACCGTTTCAATTCGTTTTTGTTCAGTttttcggctagcaccggttctagctctATAGATATTCGTGCACTTGACTTTAGAGATCGACTACTTTGTAGATTCTTTGGATGTCTTTAGAAGAGACATGACAGATAAGCTTTTATCTCTTGGTTGACCAAAATggttttattcaataaatggTTAACAAACAAAGATCAAACAATAagaaattagaaataaaattttaaaccgcaattccacTGCGCTAACTGACTATAATCCATAacaatattataataataattatatttcattaattttttaaaaatttactaACCAAATATGGTAATAGAATCACTATTAGGTTCCATTATATTACAACATTTCTGGGCTCGGCCCTCCTttgttaccaaaaaaaattatattacaaCATTAATTATATTACATTGCACTACATCGTACTAAACGGGGTCATAGATTTTAGCTTTTTAAACATAAGGGCATGCATCTTCttataaattacatccatgaccACTCACTTTGAGTTTATGATTTCAAAATCTTATATAAAACTCAATCAACTTTGTTATTTACTAATATTATGGCCccttattaaattaaattagactATTTCAAAAtcgaaaatataattaaaattatttagaaccatattttttatattttaaataatcattttctgaaatttttctTTCTAGacatttaattatctctttcttaaccaaacacctagatgtaacaaaaaagttcaaaaatttaaaattgtttaaaatatatttccaCCAATTTTATAATGGAAGGATTAGTTACTTTTTCATTAGAGTGGTCAAACGTCATGACCACTAAAttttaagagcatctccaacaacctcttaaattggctcttaagttaaaatttgaggaggaagaatgaaaattcatctccaacagtctcttagtggctcatcaaatcactaagagcttcTCCATCTTCTCTATTACtagagagtctctctccaccccttagtgcctcctaactttattttttattaataatttattattgatgtgtctctctcctcacactattggtaatgtaacaataaagaataattttaataataaaataataaataaggagtgaatataaggagtattgttggatATGATATATCTTAACTACTCTTACATCACTAagagttaattatttatattatttatagagagttcactaagagtctcttggagatgctctaaaggGTATTATAAAATTCATCCAACCTTACCTACGTTAATATTATgtcattttataaaaataatcaaCATGAGAATGATTATTTTAAAACGTAATATAAAAACCATCCGATtttaaaatgtaattttttttggttacaATAGAGAGGCAAACCCCAAGAAAACACTAAAAACAGACCGGCCATTAAAGATGAGTCATTCTGGAAAGCTCAgacctacaaaaaaaaaaaaaaaatcagaaaaaaagaATGTCCTACATGAGACGCATCACACTAGTGAATATTGTCATCCTCAAACCGAAAAATTCCTAAGAAAGTTAAGTGGTAATGAAAGTAATTTATCCCCTACATCTTCTAGATATGGTGCCTAACCTACCAAACAATTGAGCTTTCACTCTTTACTTGAACTTGAAAGGGACGTCCTACTTAACCTCATCAATTAATTTCTTGCCCTTCAATTGAATCAAACAACCTGTTAAGCTCAAGTTTTTTTCCTGTTTTCCTTTCTGAATATATTCACACCGATGAAGAAGCACAGGAAACTTTTCCCATTCCCAGCTCTGGCCGCAACTAACCAATCTGTAGATTGCTCATATTTCTGCGATCCAACTTGCCCTTACAACTGCTACCCTCCTGAGACAGATTACTATAATTTTCTCCCTCCGCCGCAGCCTCCTCCAGAACATGGAATATCGCCTTTTCTGATCATTACAGTTTTTGTCCTGGCCAGTTTATTCCTTGTTGTCTGCTATTACATTATCACAGCTAAGTCCTGTCCTAACTGGTTAATCAGTTCAAGGCAGGAGGAAGAAGGCGAAGCTGATGATACAGAAGAAGACGACGAGAATAATCAGATTGATCATCCGATTTGGTTCATCACAACTGCTGGTTTGCAACAGTCGATTATCAATTCGATCACGGTATGCAAGTACAAGAAAGGTGAAGGTTTGATTGAAGGTACAGAATGTTCAGTTTGTTTGAGTGAATTTCAACAAGATGAGGCTCTTCGGCTGTTGCCTAAATGCAACCATGCCTTTCATATTCCTTGTATTGATACTTGGTTAAGGTCTCATACCAATTGCCCTCTTTGTCGCGCGCATATACTCAATGATCCTTTGACAACTCCTTTGCCTTCTCTGAATCAAAATTCTCAGAATTTGACTACACAGCTGGAAAATCCTGAGATTGATTATTGTGAATTGGGTAATTTTCAGTACACAAATGAACCTTCTCAAAATAGGGCTGGAGCAGCGGAGGAGGAAGGTGAAACAACTCCAAAGGAGGATGTTACTTTGGAGATAATTTGTGATATACGGCCAACCAGAAGATCTTTGTCAATGGATTCTTTGAACAACATAATCAATCCAGTTCAAGTGGAAAACGAGAGTTCAGGGCCAATTGTTTTGAAGAAAGAAGCTGGGAAAATCACACGACATCTGCATAAATGTCCAGTTGCTatgaaaagatcattttcctgtGGAGGGAGGTTTTTCTCTTCAAGGCAAAATCGAAACCTGAATGCCATTCTACCCTTGTAAAAACACTTGTTCATCTTTTTCGGTGTATAGACTAAAAGATGGAGTATCAGCTAGCAAAAACTGGAGATTTCTATTCCTGTGGTATAAGTTAAAACACAGCTCTGGGATGTTGTAGAGGCATTAACCAAGAGCTTGCGTGtaaatttgagaaattgtacTTGAGAATGACTAATAACTaatgatattatttttatacCATACAAGTCTGATTTAATTGATGCCAAAATGATAAAGTTATCTTAGCCattgtttgggaggaggttaacGAGAGTAAATGAGtgtaatggaaggttaagtattaagttaatactcaaacaaggttaaacatttaatctcatttacatcctataaactcctaaacaaggttaatttttaactttcctttccatcacttcccttccctttctattacctcctttaactctcacctccattaacctccaaactctcaAACAAAGGCTTAATCGATGAAAATTGCTTTTATTTTTCCGCCAGTTTGGTAATAATTATTGAGATCCCAAAATCACATCAT comes from the Euphorbia lathyris chromosome 5, ddEupLath1.1, whole genome shotgun sequence genome and includes:
- the LOC136230055 gene encoding RING-H2 finger protein ATL54-like, with the protein product MKKHRKLFPFPALAATNQSVDCSYFCDPTCPYNCYPPETDYYNFLPPPQPPPEHGISPFLIITVFVLASLFLVVCYYIITAKSCPNWLISSRQEEEGEADDTEEDDENNQIDHPIWFITTAGLQQSIINSITVCKYKKGEGLIEGTECSVCLSEFQQDEALRLLPKCNHAFHIPCIDTWLRSHTNCPLCRAHILNDPLTTPLPSLNQNSQNLTTQLENPEIDYCELGNFQYTNEPSQNRAGAAEEEGETTPKEDVTLEIICDIRPTRRSLSMDSLNNIINPVQVENESSGPIVLKKEAGKITRHLHKCPVAMKRSFSCGGRFFSSRQNRNLNAILPL